Within the Sporichthyaceae bacterium genome, the region GGACGGTGCGGACCGACGTGCGGTGCCGCCTGGCGCGTCCGTCACGCCAACGCCTGACGTACCGTCAGACACTCCCCCGGTCCTGAACCGGCCGATGACGCCTTCGACGGCGGGCCAGTCCCGCGCCCATAGTTGAAGGGGGTCACCTTCGAGGCGGTCCGGGGTTCAGCCGGGGCTGTTGGGTTGGTAGGTGCCGAGTGGGCCGACGTACTTGCGGTAGGCGATGGTCCAGTCCCCGCGCATCGCGGACTGCGCGTCGGCCCGCGACCTATGCCAAGTACGAGTCGATGGTCCGGGTGCACATCGCCCCGCACCTGGGCGACAAGCGCCTGGACCGGCTCACGGTGGCCGACTGCCAGCGCTTCGCCAACGGCCGCCTCGCCGCCGGCAGTACCCCGACCACTGTCCACACGATGGTCGCGACCCTTGCCGCCGCGCTGAATCGCGCGATGCGCGAGGAGATCATCGTCCGCAACGTTGCCCAGCTCGTCACCTTGCCCTCGACGCCGCTGACCGTTCGCCCGCTCTGGAATGTGGACCAAGTCCGGCACTTCCTCGAAAGCTCCCGCGAGGATCCGCTCCATCCCACCCTGATGCTCATGGCGTACTACGGACTGCGCCGCGGCGAGGTCCTCGGCCTGCGCCGGCCGGACATCGACACCGACTCCGGGGTCATCCGGATCGGCAACCAACTGCAACGCATCCGCGGAGAGCTGATCCACGGGCCGCCCAAGTCCCACGCCAGCCGTCGCACCCTGCCGCTGCTCCACCCCGTCGCAGAAGTCCTGGACAAGCAACGCGAACGCCAGGCTCTCGACCGCGATCTCGCCGGGTTGTTCTGGGTCGACTCCGGGCTGGTCATGACGACCTCCATGGGCAACCTCATCGAGCCGCGCAACGTCAACCGCAGCTTCGAGCGGCTCTGCCGGACAGCGGAATTGCCCGACCTACGCCCGCACGACATGCGGCACATGTGCGCGACGCTGCTCAAGGACCTCGGCGTGCCTGCCGTCGGCTCCCGGCATCGACCGCAGACCGCCGGCGTCGCGACCTCTGCTGCTACATCCGAAGACGCACGCCGACCGTGTGCGAGCTAAGCGAGCGCGAAGCGGCGCGATGAAAC harbors:
- a CDS encoding site-specific integrase, with amino-acid sequence MGRRTCGRRWSSPRASRTARRPATYAKYESMVRVHIAPHLGDKRLDRLTVADCQRFANGRLAAGSTPTTVHTMVATLAAALNRAMREEIIVRNVAQLVTLPSTPLTVRPLWNVDQVRHFLESSREDPLHPTLMLMAYYGLRRGEVLGLRRPDIDTDSGVIRIGNQLQRIRGELIHGPPKSHASRRTLPLLHPVAEVLDKQRERQALDRDLAGLFWVDSGLVMTTSMGNLIEPRNVNRSFERLCRTAELPDLRPHDMRHMCATLLKDLGVPAVGSRHRPQTAGVATSAATSEDARRPCAS